Proteins from a single region of Pyxidicoccus trucidator:
- a CDS encoding extensin-like protein has protein sequence MKKAFEQNVSRAKPRLRLGALTGLIDPAAEPSAPAEPEALVDSDSAPTAEAPDLSAEVRARIERARAPRPTAAEAMDAALRAQESGAAYVAAEAARHAESVTYASPAPEALLDTAPAAPVTFAAPPAALHLDGFAAGQPEAHPMTQASAHASLPHVTATIAEPVARVEAPPAEVEVQTPAPPRDDTQDSAERRERLKARLKAVRENPRPEPLPATVAEAGQRAVERITHLQAELVKVKALNLSLTQDLEVSRRQAEKATEEARLRMDEARRLSAEMEGRVKLLADLERELSALEGERDEALLSLQETRQALQAAARERQTLEDEVARGKQSLVDSLAEEERLASELESAKDESTSLRRTVDALQGERDVLAQQVASLTAERAELLEARKALESVHRALSQATVR, from the coding sequence ATGAAGAAAGCCTTCGAACAAAACGTGTCCCGCGCCAAGCCCCGGCTCCGTCTGGGTGCGCTGACCGGCCTCATCGACCCGGCGGCGGAGCCCTCCGCTCCCGCCGAGCCCGAGGCCCTCGTCGACTCCGACTCGGCCCCCACCGCCGAGGCCCCTGACCTGTCCGCCGAGGTGCGCGCCCGAATCGAGCGTGCCCGCGCCCCGCGCCCCACCGCCGCCGAGGCGATGGACGCGGCCCTGCGTGCGCAGGAGTCAGGCGCCGCGTACGTCGCCGCTGAAGCGGCGCGGCACGCGGAGTCCGTCACCTATGCGTCGCCGGCCCCCGAGGCCCTGCTCGACACGGCGCCCGCCGCGCCCGTCACCTTCGCCGCGCCGCCTGCGGCGCTCCACCTGGACGGCTTCGCGGCCGGACAGCCGGAGGCGCACCCCATGACGCAGGCCTCCGCCCACGCTTCGCTGCCCCACGTCACCGCCACCATCGCCGAGCCGGTGGCCCGCGTGGAGGCTCCGCCCGCGGAGGTGGAGGTGCAGACGCCCGCCCCGCCGCGCGACGACACCCAGGACTCCGCCGAGCGGCGCGAGCGCCTGAAGGCGCGCCTCAAGGCGGTGCGCGAGAATCCCCGCCCGGAGCCGCTGCCGGCCACCGTCGCCGAGGCGGGCCAGCGCGCGGTGGAGCGCATCACCCACCTCCAGGCCGAGCTGGTGAAGGTGAAGGCGCTCAACCTCTCCCTCACGCAGGACCTCGAGGTGTCTCGCCGCCAGGCGGAGAAGGCCACCGAGGAAGCCCGGCTGCGCATGGACGAGGCGCGCCGGCTGTCCGCGGAAATGGAAGGCCGGGTGAAGCTGCTGGCCGACCTGGAGCGCGAGCTGTCCGCGCTGGAGGGTGAGCGCGACGAGGCGCTCCTGTCCCTCCAGGAGACGCGGCAGGCGCTGCAGGCCGCGGCCCGCGAGCGGCAGACGCTGGAAGACGAGGTGGCGCGCGGCAAGCAGTCCCTCGTGGACAGCCTCGCCGAGGAGGAGCGGCTCGCCAGTGAGCTGGAGTCCGCCAAGGACGAGTCGACCTCGCTGCGCCGCACGGTGGACGCGCTCCAGGGCGAGCGCGACGTGCTGGCCCAGCAGGTGGCCTCGCTCACCGCCGAGCGCGCCGAGTTGCTGGAGGCCCGCAAGGCGCTGGAGTCCGTGCACCGCGCGCTCAGCCAGGCCACGGTGCGCTGA
- a CDS encoding ParA family protein, with the protein MEAPTYSSKQVAEMLGVSPKQIPPESRKDIYTPDDIWELRTTLNAFPARLGHRRQLFLNFKGGTGKTSLSTSYAWRLAELGYAVLLIDLDSQGHATKCLGYEGEDFEKTLLDVLVRKTPLAQVIQKSTLPNLDFVPSNLTMSTMDLALMPMSGREFKLRNALKDVEAQYDVVVFDAPPSFGLLNLNALMAANDLFVPVLADFLSFHGLKLLFETVQSLEEDLNHVLDHVFIVVNSFNATFKLAKEALEALQTHYPEFLLPTIIRQCTKFAQASSEGRPVFVADPTSKGASDIQAMIDNILPRLVAAAAAAPKKGTQQAG; encoded by the coding sequence ATGGAAGCGCCGACGTACAGCTCCAAGCAGGTGGCCGAGATGCTCGGCGTGTCCCCGAAGCAGATTCCGCCGGAGTCGCGGAAGGACATCTACACCCCGGATGACATCTGGGAGCTGCGCACCACGCTGAACGCCTTCCCCGCGCGCCTGGGCCACCGCCGTCAGCTCTTCCTCAACTTCAAGGGCGGCACCGGCAAGACGTCCCTGTCCACCTCCTACGCCTGGCGCCTCGCGGAGCTCGGCTACGCGGTGCTCCTCATCGACCTGGACAGCCAGGGCCACGCCACCAAGTGCCTCGGCTACGAGGGCGAGGACTTCGAGAAGACGCTCCTGGACGTCCTCGTCCGCAAGACGCCGCTGGCCCAGGTCATCCAGAAGTCCACCCTGCCCAACCTGGACTTCGTCCCCTCCAACCTCACCATGTCCACCATGGACCTCGCGCTGATGCCGATGTCCGGCCGCGAGTTCAAGCTGCGCAACGCCCTCAAGGACGTGGAGGCCCAGTACGACGTCGTCGTCTTCGACGCGCCTCCGTCCTTCGGCCTGCTCAACCTCAACGCGCTGATGGCGGCGAACGACTTGTTCGTCCCCGTGCTCGCGGACTTCCTGTCCTTCCACGGCCTCAAGCTGCTGTTCGAAACGGTGCAGAGCCTGGAGGAGGACCTCAACCACGTGCTCGACCACGTCTTCATCGTGGTCAACTCCTTCAACGCCACCTTCAAGCTGGCGAAGGAAGCGCTGGAGGCCCTGCAGACGCACTACCCGGAGTTCCTGCTGCCCACCATCATCCGGCAGTGCACCAAGTTCGCGCAGGCCTCCAGTGAAGGCCGCCCGGTGTTCGTCGCGGACCCCACGTCCAAGGGGGCCAGCGACATCCAGGCCATGATTGACAACATCCTGCCGCGCCTGGTCGCCGCGGCAGCCGCAGCCCCGAAGAAGGGCACCCAGCAGGCCGGCTGA
- a CDS encoding HEAT repeat domain-containing protein has protein sequence MSDERPDALLKSALEKIVYFEARAEQLHGELDSTREEMAHLRRELAETHQRELELRREVAELEVRISRMQADREELTRLNQALRGERHQLMDKLLDASRIRSSAQERAEEDDDLGLDLASFISQLRSEVILRGEAGPVAHGVVVPPVRGPAVPLRPQARVSSDSEPPVASERESERGSEGLSPVAREAQRFFAAGRLGVSAAQHAELSAHAGFGSTTDETLFGFSVRELSAQDAAARVRAAERLKALAQPAAAPALAAALHAETDSVAQVALLQAFASLSREQGASVVSPLLASPVPEVRIAALKAMLSLSPMDAAPHLAQAMKDPDRSVRRRASLLALGLEGETARRLGEEAIHDADPEARALAALALGAGAGENARTLLLGALADREPRVRKAAAQSLSRILGHDVSAVVDLDDTHRRREIRRLATLPMKPVRARLEQPRPVVVAPVQLAAVGVPVQTMAAASSGASARPVTVAAGGVPVQAVAASNGVPVQVLVGAVQGSAAQPVYAVATVGHAQAASGASAPNLRAGSPTTPPPAPNLRAGSSTPPPASPVRAVPPTAPLPQAAAPASRLSPVQAALVAMGAVPGQPAAAPRASAPPPAPAEPRAASRPTSSPVEALCTRMLAEVRTAVRGRSLVELAVALSAPSELAQEALTLLSARGAVVRRGHKYFAA, from the coding sequence GTGAGCGACGAGCGTCCGGACGCGCTGCTCAAGAGCGCACTCGAAAAGATCGTCTACTTCGAGGCTCGCGCGGAGCAGCTCCATGGCGAGCTGGACTCGACGCGCGAGGAGATGGCGCACCTGAGGCGTGAGCTGGCGGAGACGCACCAGCGCGAGCTGGAGCTGCGGCGCGAGGTGGCGGAGCTGGAAGTCCGCATCAGCCGCATGCAGGCCGACCGCGAGGAGCTCACCCGGCTCAACCAGGCGCTGCGCGGCGAGCGGCACCAGCTCATGGACAAGCTGCTGGATGCCAGTCGGATCCGCTCGTCCGCGCAGGAGCGCGCCGAGGAGGACGACGACCTGGGGCTCGACCTGGCCTCGTTCATCTCCCAGCTTCGCAGCGAGGTGATACTGCGCGGCGAGGCGGGGCCGGTGGCCCACGGCGTGGTGGTGCCTCCCGTGCGCGGGCCGGCCGTGCCGCTGCGGCCTCAGGCCCGCGTCTCCTCGGACAGCGAGCCGCCCGTGGCCTCGGAGCGCGAGTCGGAGAGGGGCAGCGAGGGCTTGTCGCCGGTGGCGCGCGAGGCGCAGCGCTTCTTTGCGGCGGGCCGGCTGGGCGTGAGCGCGGCGCAGCACGCGGAGCTGTCCGCGCACGCGGGCTTCGGCAGCACCACGGACGAGACGCTCTTCGGCTTCTCCGTGCGCGAGCTGTCCGCGCAGGACGCGGCCGCCCGGGTGCGCGCCGCCGAGCGGCTCAAGGCCCTGGCCCAGCCCGCCGCCGCGCCCGCGCTGGCCGCCGCGCTGCACGCGGAGACGGACTCCGTCGCGCAGGTGGCGCTGCTCCAGGCGTTCGCCTCGCTGAGCCGTGAGCAGGGCGCGTCGGTGGTGTCGCCGCTGCTGGCGTCGCCGGTGCCCGAGGTGCGCATCGCCGCGCTGAAGGCGATGCTGTCGCTGTCGCCGATGGACGCGGCGCCGCACCTGGCGCAGGCGATGAAGGATCCGGACCGCTCGGTGCGCCGCCGCGCGTCGCTGCTGGCGCTGGGGCTGGAGGGCGAGACGGCGCGCCGGCTGGGCGAGGAAGCCATCCACGACGCGGATCCGGAGGCGCGCGCCCTGGCGGCGCTGGCGCTCGGGGCCGGCGCCGGGGAGAACGCGCGCACGCTGCTGCTCGGCGCGCTGGCGGACCGCGAGCCCCGCGTGCGCAAGGCCGCCGCGCAGAGCCTGTCGCGCATCCTCGGGCACGATGTGTCCGCGGTGGTGGACCTGGACGACACGCACCGCCGCCGCGAAATCCGCCGCCTGGCGACGCTGCCCATGAAGCCCGTGAGGGCCCGGCTGGAGCAGCCCCGTCCCGTGGTGGTGGCTCCGGTGCAGCTCGCCGCAGTGGGTGTGCCGGTGCAGACCATGGCCGCCGCGTCGAGTGGGGCGTCCGCGAGGCCTGTCACCGTGGCAGCGGGTGGTGTGCCGGTGCAGGCCGTGGCCGCCTCGAACGGTGTGCCCGTGCAGGTCCTGGTCGGCGCGGTGCAGGGCTCGGCCGCGCAGCCTGTCTACGCCGTCGCCACCGTGGGCCACGCGCAGGCTGCCTCCGGGGCCTCCGCGCCAAATCTCCGCGCCGGCTCTCCGACGACGCCGCCTCCCGCGCCGAACCTCCGCGCCGGTTCCTCGACGCCGCCTCCCGCGTCTCCTGTCCGCGCCGTGCCGCCCACCGCCCCGCTTCCCCAGGCCGCGGCTCCAGCCTCCCGTCTCTCACCCGTGCAGGCGGCGCTCGTCGCCATGGGCGCGGTGCCCGGCCAGCCCGCCGCCGCGCCGCGAGCCTCCGCTCCCCCGCCTGCTCCCGCCGAGCCGCGCGCCGCGAGCCGTCCGACGTCTTCGCCCGTGGAGGCGCTCTGCACCCGGATGCTGGCGGAGGTCCGCACGGCGGTGCGAGGTCGCTCGCTCGTCGAGCTGGCCGTCGCGCTGTCGGCCCCCTCGGAGCTTGCCCAGGAGGCGCTCACCCTCCTGTCCGCCCGGGGAGCCGTGGTCCGAAGGGGGCACAAATACTTCGCCGCTTGA
- a CDS encoding helix-turn-helix transcriptional regulator codes for MEQRLATIIGNAVRAARQRLELTQADVAERVGIATEVYGRLERGHMLPSVRTLRKLCLVLNCSSDVLLGMAGVEGAPALAEDPPEYRERPEVRRLLRTVRKLDAPRLRLLGQVAHALEN; via the coding sequence ATGGAACAACGACTGGCAACCATCATTGGAAACGCAGTCCGCGCGGCGCGGCAGCGGCTGGAGCTGACCCAGGCCGACGTGGCCGAGCGCGTCGGCATCGCCACGGAAGTGTACGGCCGCCTCGAGCGCGGCCACATGCTGCCCAGTGTCCGCACGCTCAGGAAGCTGTGCCTCGTCCTCAACTGCTCTTCGGACGTGCTGCTCGGCATGGCCGGAGTGGAGGGCGCGCCCGCGCTGGCGGAAGACCCGCCGGAGTACCGCGAGCGCCCCGAGGTGAGGCGCCTCTTGCGCACGGTGCGCAAGCTGGACGCGCCGCGCCTGCGCCTGCTCGGGCAGGTGGCGCACGCGCTGGAGAACTGA
- a CDS encoding fatty acid desaturase family protein encodes MTRVRPPLPTFDLPQLAVHALWWVWFPSFILSWDALGIAGRLGMCVLGWAVLFWNYAVLHNHMHVSTARPKLANWVVSRSLGMACGFPYRGYYIHHFNHHRYNDGPGDWGQRRPGEGALRYCVRSALTPWFWPFETVGQVWRWAGKRNQRLELVVDFLVVDGTLLALILWRPALGLAWWGVLLVGQVCILWLNLAAHFETDSGQRDALGNTSTSHLYNLFFFNAGYHQAHHLKPQTPWYELPETTRELAASSLVRPALITPLSPINPFWVARIVKRYSAEPCDPQTASTITSGTPSAVT; translated from the coding sequence ATGACTCGCGTCCGCCCGCCACTGCCCACCTTCGACTTGCCGCAGCTCGCGGTTCATGCGCTGTGGTGGGTGTGGTTCCCCTCCTTCATCCTGAGCTGGGACGCCCTGGGAATCGCGGGGCGCCTGGGGATGTGCGTGCTGGGCTGGGCGGTGCTGTTCTGGAACTACGCCGTCCTGCACAACCACATGCACGTGTCCACGGCCCGGCCGAAGCTGGCCAACTGGGTGGTGTCACGCTCGCTGGGCATGGCCTGCGGCTTCCCATACCGCGGCTACTACATCCACCACTTCAACCACCACCGGTACAACGACGGCCCCGGGGACTGGGGCCAGCGTCGTCCAGGTGAGGGCGCGCTGCGTTACTGCGTGCGCTCGGCGCTGACGCCCTGGTTCTGGCCCTTCGAGACGGTGGGCCAGGTCTGGCGGTGGGCGGGAAAGCGCAACCAGCGGCTGGAGCTGGTGGTGGACTTCCTGGTGGTGGACGGCACGCTGCTGGCGCTCATCCTCTGGAGGCCGGCGCTCGGGCTGGCGTGGTGGGGGGTGCTGCTGGTGGGGCAGGTCTGCATCCTCTGGCTGAACCTGGCGGCCCACTTCGAGACGGACTCCGGCCAGCGAGACGCGCTGGGCAATACTTCTACGTCCCACCTGTACAACCTCTTCTTCTTCAACGCGGGCTACCACCAGGCCCACCACCTGAAGCCCCAGACGCCCTGGTACGAGCTGCCGGAGACCACTCGGGAGCTCGCCGCCTCGTCCCTGGTGCGGCCGGCGCTCATCACTCCGCTTTCGCCCATTAATCCGTTCTGGGTGGCGCGAATCGTAAAGCGCTATTCTGCCGAGCCGTGCGATCCGCAGACGGCCTCGACGATTACCTCAGGGACCCCCTCGGCCGTTACGTAG
- a CDS encoding helix-turn-helix transcriptional regulator — translation MRRLVQVLDVELAPAKPHASLVDARRLEAADPSAFAVLVKYMQPREKAFSTSVLRQALLRPEGVVGAVVGGFYTLLSGAYPSRAFSDPAQALEWLGHPEALAAPLLAELNGLVAEATGQSPLLRELHQVMKSKLPDVNLSDVAREMGMSERTLQRRLKEGGTSFQAELNAVQVRMAQSLLLETDMKLTAVAVEVGCASLQHFSSLFRKVVGASPSSWRDMQQGKTSALEAVASARGDEDEAPEPPP, via the coding sequence GTGCGGCGGCTCGTCCAGGTGCTGGACGTGGAGCTGGCGCCCGCGAAGCCCCATGCCTCGCTGGTGGACGCGCGCCGGCTGGAGGCCGCGGACCCTTCCGCCTTCGCGGTGCTGGTGAAGTACATGCAGCCCAGGGAGAAGGCCTTCAGCACGTCCGTGTTGAGGCAGGCCCTGCTGCGTCCGGAGGGAGTCGTCGGCGCGGTGGTGGGGGGCTTCTACACGCTGCTGTCCGGGGCGTACCCCAGCCGCGCCTTCAGCGACCCGGCCCAGGCGCTGGAGTGGCTGGGGCACCCGGAGGCGCTGGCGGCGCCGCTGCTGGCGGAGCTCAACGGTCTGGTAGCCGAGGCCACCGGCCAGTCGCCGCTGCTGCGCGAGCTGCACCAGGTGATGAAGAGCAAGCTGCCGGACGTCAACCTGTCGGACGTGGCCCGGGAGATGGGCATGTCCGAGCGGACGCTGCAGCGGCGGTTGAAGGAGGGCGGCACGTCCTTCCAGGCGGAGCTGAACGCCGTGCAGGTGCGCATGGCGCAGTCGCTGCTGCTGGAGACGGACATGAAGCTCACCGCGGTGGCGGTGGAGGTGGGCTGCGCCTCGCTCCAGCACTTCAGCAGCCTGTTCCGCAAGGTGGTGGGCGCGTCGCCCAGCTCGTGGCGGGACATGCAGCAGGGGAAGACTTCCGCGCTGGAGGCGGTGGCGAGCGCCCGGGGCGACGAGGACGAGGCGCCGGAGCCTCCTCCGTAG
- a CDS encoding MFS transporter: MAFIDELATGVVPSGAPELLSAFDLTPARAAGWTLFAFQVLGAVLEPPLLALAHGRRQRGMRAAGLAMMALTTLAAALAPSYWLLLAALALYGPASGLGVNLAQAALVSGNPERSEAVLARWTLLGLAGDLLAPLALAASVALGFGWRGALFAVAALAALEAAATLRTGGAGEAEEEEEPEGSLREALRTAVSCRPMLAWSAVVVLCGLMDEVLVAFGTLFLAGRLEATPTDRAAILSAWVVGGILGTALLERYASRFRPSTLLAVTGVGCTVAYAAWLAATTWLSSAVALGVAGVFASAHYPLLKARAFAALPGRPHLVLAMGSLLGWLDLALPLIVGAVADGPGLFAAMLVLLAQPVGVLLSALAARRGERRNPDARHTVLPED, encoded by the coding sequence GTGGCCTTCATCGATGAGCTCGCCACCGGTGTCGTTCCGTCCGGTGCACCGGAGCTCCTGAGCGCCTTCGACCTGACGCCCGCACGGGCGGCGGGTTGGACACTGTTTGCCTTCCAGGTGCTCGGCGCGGTGCTCGAACCGCCGCTGCTCGCACTGGCGCATGGCCGCCGCCAACGGGGCATGCGGGCGGCGGGCCTCGCGATGATGGCGCTCACCACCCTGGCGGCGGCGCTCGCGCCTTCGTACTGGCTGCTGCTGGCGGCGCTGGCGCTCTATGGCCCGGCGAGTGGCCTCGGCGTCAACCTGGCCCAGGCGGCGCTCGTGTCCGGGAATCCCGAGCGGAGCGAGGCGGTGCTCGCGCGCTGGACGCTGCTCGGGCTCGCGGGAGACCTGCTGGCGCCGCTCGCGCTGGCCGCGTCGGTGGCGCTGGGGTTTGGCTGGCGGGGTGCGCTGTTCGCGGTGGCCGCGCTCGCGGCGCTGGAGGCGGCGGCCACGCTGCGAACGGGCGGCGCCGGAGAGGCCGAAGAGGAAGAGGAGCCCGAGGGCTCCCTGCGCGAGGCGCTGCGCACCGCCGTGAGCTGCCGGCCGATGCTGGCGTGGTCGGCAGTGGTGGTGCTGTGCGGGTTGATGGACGAGGTGCTCGTCGCGTTCGGCACGCTCTTCCTGGCCGGACGCCTGGAGGCCACTCCCACGGACCGGGCCGCCATCCTCTCCGCCTGGGTGGTGGGTGGCATCCTCGGCACGGCGCTGCTCGAGCGCTACGCGTCACGCTTCCGTCCGTCCACGCTGCTGGCCGTCACGGGGGTGGGGTGCACCGTCGCCTACGCGGCGTGGCTGGCGGCGACGACGTGGCTGTCCAGCGCGGTGGCGCTCGGAGTCGCGGGGGTCTTCGCCTCCGCCCACTACCCGCTGCTGAAGGCCCGGGCCTTCGCGGCCCTTCCCGGGCGTCCGCACCTCGTGCTCGCGATGGGCTCGCTCCTCGGCTGGCTGGACCTCGCGTTGCCGCTCATCGTCGGCGCGGTGGCAGACGGGCCGGGACTCTTCGCGGCCATGCTCGTCCTGCTCGCCCAGCCTGTCGGCGTGCTGCTGTCAGCGCTCGCGGCCCGCCGTGGCGAGCGGAGAAACCCTGACGCGCGCCATACGGTGCTTCCAGAGGACTGA
- a CDS encoding sensor histidine kinase has translation MRKAALTSLPPTELKAEVRLRRRNYLLCAVGFLLSGASHPLTLGRVIPEVLVVHAAWSAVFIALGIAVGARWLAARSTSALAAFISLIALMFDIRFTGGISSPFFPGLYAVPLIIAVFTPGHRKPTLVACVLTLVSLLLTCWWSGASFQVTLSQVFSFAFVAWISAYGGRTFRRLRDAEREADRERVEALQRLAESERLRAQAERNRAEMERLAVLGKLAAGVAHEVNNPLAYVKSNLGFLGEELREQAPDVEELRRVLEETQQGVQRIQQIVADLRRFSRDTSEAEEHCAVDDAVAEAQRLASVRLRSLGEVVRDVAPELPRVRISQRHLVQVLVNLLLNAADALDAAEQRRPARVVLRATLTPAGVRLDVEDNGPGIPTTALSRLFEPFFTTKPPGKGTGLGLALCREYVARAGGTLVAENRQEGGARFTLLLPGTVRQGAA, from the coding sequence TTGCGCAAGGCCGCCCTCACTTCCCTGCCGCCCACGGAGCTCAAGGCCGAAGTGCGGCTGCGGCGGCGCAACTACCTGCTCTGCGCCGTGGGGTTCCTGCTCTCCGGTGCCTCGCACCCGCTGACGCTCGGCCGGGTGATTCCAGAGGTCCTCGTCGTCCACGCCGCGTGGAGCGCCGTCTTCATCGCGCTGGGGATAGCGGTGGGTGCCCGGTGGCTGGCGGCGAGGTCTACCAGCGCGCTCGCTGCCTTCATCAGCCTCATCGCGCTGATGTTCGACATCCGCTTCACCGGGGGCATCTCCAGTCCCTTCTTCCCCGGCCTCTACGCGGTGCCGCTCATCATCGCCGTCTTCACGCCGGGGCACCGGAAGCCCACGCTGGTGGCCTGTGTGCTGACGCTGGTGTCACTGCTGCTGACGTGCTGGTGGTCCGGCGCGTCGTTCCAGGTGACGCTGTCGCAGGTCTTCTCCTTCGCCTTCGTCGCATGGATATCCGCGTACGGTGGGCGGACGTTCCGCCGCCTGCGCGACGCGGAGCGCGAGGCGGACCGGGAGCGCGTGGAGGCGCTGCAGCGGCTGGCGGAGAGCGAGCGGCTGCGCGCCCAGGCCGAGCGCAACCGCGCGGAGATGGAGCGGCTGGCGGTGCTGGGCAAGCTGGCGGCGGGCGTGGCCCACGAGGTGAACAACCCGCTGGCCTACGTGAAGTCCAACCTGGGCTTCCTGGGAGAGGAGCTGCGCGAGCAGGCGCCGGACGTGGAGGAGCTGCGGCGCGTGCTGGAGGAGACGCAGCAGGGCGTGCAGCGCATCCAGCAGATTGTCGCGGACCTGCGGCGCTTCTCGCGCGACACGTCAGAGGCGGAGGAGCACTGCGCGGTGGACGACGCGGTGGCCGAGGCGCAGCGGCTGGCCTCGGTGCGGCTGCGCAGCCTGGGCGAGGTGGTGCGGGACGTGGCCCCGGAGCTGCCAAGGGTGCGCATCAGCCAGCGCCACCTGGTGCAGGTGCTGGTGAACCTGCTGCTCAACGCGGCGGATGCGCTGGACGCGGCGGAGCAACGGCGCCCGGCGCGCGTCGTCCTCCGTGCCACCCTGACTCCGGCGGGCGTGCGGCTGGACGTGGAGGACAACGGCCCGGGCATTCCCACCACCGCGCTGTCGCGCCTGTTCGAGCCCTTCTTCACCACCAAGCCCCCGGGCAAGGGCACCGGCCTGGGACTGGCGCTGTGCCGCGAGTACGTAGCGCGCGCCGGGGGCACGCTGGTGGCGGAGAACCGCCAGGAGGGCGGCGCCCGCTTCACGCTGCTCCTGCCCGGCACGGTGCGGCAGGGCGCGGCCTGA
- a CDS encoding phospholipase D family protein yields the protein MRPIEAELLSGSELYREVVLEKLLHARESVCIATANVKAMFVEHGGRFVPLVEVLDKLAAKGVALRLLHAELPSRPFRAAFDKQARLVAGGLGLKVCPRVHFKAVVVDGAWAYLGSANLTGAGLGAKGDTVRNFELGFVTEDFDVIDRVTALYEAVWSGAECRTCRLRAVCPDPILPASVRMAEKRGPRGGVRLGKARRLRRHTSETR from the coding sequence ATGCGTCCCATCGAAGCGGAGCTCCTGTCGGGCAGCGAGCTGTACCGGGAGGTGGTGCTGGAGAAGCTGCTCCACGCGCGCGAGTCGGTGTGCATTGCCACGGCCAACGTGAAGGCGATGTTCGTGGAGCACGGGGGCCGCTTCGTCCCGCTGGTGGAGGTGCTCGACAAGCTGGCCGCGAAAGGCGTGGCGCTGCGGCTGCTGCACGCGGAGCTGCCCAGCCGGCCCTTCCGCGCCGCCTTCGACAAGCAGGCGCGGCTCGTCGCGGGTGGGCTGGGCCTCAAGGTGTGCCCGCGCGTGCACTTCAAGGCGGTGGTGGTGGACGGGGCGTGGGCCTACCTGGGCAGCGCCAACCTCACGGGCGCGGGGCTGGGGGCCAAGGGCGACACGGTGCGCAACTTCGAGCTGGGCTTCGTCACCGAGGACTTCGACGTCATCGACCGGGTGACGGCGCTCTACGAGGCGGTGTGGAGCGGCGCCGAGTGCCGCACGTGTCGCCTGCGCGCGGTCTGCCCTGACCCAATCTTGCCTGCCAGCGTGCGGATGGCGGAAAAGCGGGGCCCGCGTGGCGGCGTGCGGTTGGGGAAGGCTCGCCGCTTGAGGCGCCACACCTCGGAGACCCGCTGA
- a CDS encoding TetR/AcrR family transcriptional regulator: MVSNTAAKVKRALPQRARKDEDKEARRRLILEEALTLYQATSYADVKMADVAERAQLAKGTVFLYFPTKEALFLALLEDLLFAWFARLDGLLEHGEGRWTGPRLARTVAESLEGEESLTRLLAMLQTVLEQNVTAEQLRPFKERLLGALLSTGARVEQRLSFLKDGDGPRFLVHLHALVTGLRQMADLAPVTREVLALPHMAPLKVDFTAELTTALATLLRGLESR, translated from the coding sequence ATGGTCAGCAACACGGCGGCGAAGGTGAAGCGGGCCCTGCCCCAGCGAGCGAGGAAGGACGAGGACAAGGAGGCGCGGCGCCGGCTCATCCTGGAAGAGGCGCTGACGCTGTACCAGGCCACCTCGTACGCGGACGTGAAGATGGCGGACGTGGCGGAGCGGGCGCAGCTCGCGAAGGGGACGGTGTTCCTCTACTTCCCCACGAAGGAGGCGCTGTTCCTGGCGCTGCTGGAGGACCTGCTCTTCGCGTGGTTCGCCCGGCTGGACGGGCTGCTGGAGCATGGCGAGGGCCGGTGGACGGGCCCCCGGCTGGCGCGCACGGTGGCCGAGTCGCTGGAGGGCGAGGAGTCGCTGACGCGGCTGCTGGCGATGCTGCAGACGGTGCTGGAGCAGAACGTGACGGCGGAGCAGCTGCGGCCGTTCAAGGAGCGGCTCCTGGGGGCGCTGCTGAGCACCGGAGCGCGGGTGGAGCAGCGGCTGTCCTTCCTGAAGGACGGAGACGGCCCGCGCTTCCTCGTCCACCTGCACGCGCTGGTGACGGGCCTGCGGCAGATGGCGGACCTGGCGCCCGTGACGCGCGAGGTGCTCGCGCTGCCCCACATGGCCCCGCTGAAGGTGGACTTCACCGCCGAGCTGACGACCGCCCTCGCCACCCTGCTGCGCGGGCTGGAGTCCCGCTGA